A genomic region of Phenylobacterium parvum contains the following coding sequences:
- the alr gene encoding alanine racemase — translation MPHRARLTVDLSALDRNYRTLSAVAGPAETAPVVKADGYGLGARQVSLSLWEAGARSFFVARLDEGEALRRALGPARPARIFVLDGLVPGTADRVRRSQLIPLLADPGQVAAARAAGGDFPVGLHVDTGMNRQGLSPADLSTLVGDPVLQPVLLMSHLGSAAEAGAKRNQVQLERFRAARGLFPDLPASLAASAGLFLGTEWRFDMVRPGVSLFGGGPFETPDPRIEAVATLDAPILYVRTVEPGEWLGYGSGLQVTQPLRIAVAAAGYADGLLRRGGGRASAWFAGARRPVRIINMDLLAIEIGDTPARPGDRIELMGPNLPVDDLAAATDTVAHECLVRLSGRARRRYVRS, via the coding sequence ATGCCGCACCGCGCACGACTGACGGTTGACCTCTCCGCCCTGGACCGGAATTACCGGACCCTGTCCGCGGTCGCCGGCCCGGCGGAAACCGCGCCGGTGGTCAAGGCCGATGGCTACGGGCTCGGCGCCCGCCAGGTCTCCCTCTCGCTTTGGGAGGCCGGCGCCAGGTCCTTCTTTGTCGCCCGCCTTGATGAGGGGGAGGCTCTCCGACGGGCCCTCGGACCGGCGCGTCCGGCCCGAATCTTCGTGCTCGATGGGCTTGTGCCGGGAACCGCCGACCGGGTCCGTCGATCCCAACTCATTCCCCTCCTGGCTGACCCCGGACAGGTCGCCGCGGCGCGCGCCGCCGGGGGCGACTTCCCGGTGGGCCTGCACGTCGACACGGGCATGAACCGCCAGGGCCTCTCGCCGGCCGACCTGTCCACCCTGGTCGGTGACCCTGTCCTCCAGCCAGTCCTGCTGATGAGCCACCTGGGCTCGGCGGCGGAGGCGGGGGCCAAGCGCAACCAGGTCCAGCTGGAACGTTTCCGGGCGGCGCGCGGCCTGTTCCCCGATCTCCCGGCCAGCCTGGCCGCCTCAGCCGGCCTCTTCCTGGGCACGGAATGGCGCTTCGACATGGTCCGGCCGGGGGTCAGCCTGTTTGGCGGCGGACCCTTCGAGACCCCCGATCCCAGGATTGAGGCCGTGGCCACCCTGGATGCTCCCATCCTCTACGTCCGAACGGTCGAGCCCGGCGAGTGGCTGGGCTACGGATCCGGCCTACAGGTCACCCAGCCCCTGCGGATCGCCGTCGCCGCGGCTGGCTATGCCGACGGGCTGCTCCGGCGGGGCGGTGGACGGGCGTCCGCCTGGTTCGCCGGCGCCCGGCGCCCGGTCCGGATCATCAACATGGACCTGCTGGCCATAGAGATCGGGGACACCCCGGCCCGGCCAGGCGACCGCATTGAGCTCATGGGCCCCAACCTGCCGGTCGACGACCTGGCGGCGGCGACTGACACGGTGGCGCACGAGTGCCTGGTGCGCCTGAGCGGCCGCGCCCGGAGGCGCTATGTCCGCTCCTGA
- a CDS encoding replicative DNA helicase: protein MALAPALDLVSPVNDVDIPHPPANVEAEQALLGALLYDNAAFERLGDNLEPRHFYEPFHQRLFATIQTQIRKGQLAEPILLAEQFSRDPAFEALGGVRYLADLVDRAPPAANAPDYARAIYDLALRRDLIRIGGEITVRAQAPEDAQTAMEQIEAAEASLYTLAETGGASQGFISFVDALGGALEMAAEAHRRDGGLAGVSTGLIDLDQKIGGLHPSDLVILAARPSMGKTSLAANIAFNIARHYAWEPQPDGSRKTVSGGVVAFFSLEMSAEQLAMRLLAEVSGVSGDRLRKGEIDASEFARIREAALEIQDAPLHIDATGGLSIAKLAARARRLKRQHGLDAIFVDYLQLITSGDNRNDNRVQEVSMITQSLKALAKELNVPVIALAQLSRQVENREDKKPQLSDLRESGSIEQDADMVMFIYRESYYLSRLEPREGTAEHLTWQENMDRVAGMAEIIIGKQRHGPIGTVKLSYTEEITKFGNLARDPGRYDIR from the coding sequence ATGGCGCTCGCTCCGGCTCTCGATCTCGTCTCTCCCGTCAACGACGTGGACATCCCGCACCCCCCCGCGAATGTGGAGGCGGAACAGGCCCTGCTGGGGGCCCTGCTCTACGACAACGCCGCCTTTGAGCGCCTGGGCGACAACCTGGAGCCGCGGCACTTCTACGAGCCCTTCCACCAGCGGCTCTTCGCCACCATCCAGACCCAGATCCGAAAGGGCCAGCTGGCCGAGCCCATCCTGCTGGCCGAGCAGTTCAGCCGGGATCCCGCCTTCGAGGCCCTGGGCGGAGTGCGCTACCTCGCCGATCTCGTCGACCGGGCCCCGCCGGCGGCCAACGCCCCGGACTATGCCCGCGCCATCTATGACCTGGCCCTGCGCAGGGACCTGATCCGGATCGGCGGGGAGATCACCGTCCGGGCGCAGGCCCCCGAGGACGCCCAGACCGCGATGGAGCAGATCGAGGCCGCCGAAGCCAGTCTCTACACCCTGGCGGAGACTGGCGGGGCGTCCCAGGGCTTCATCTCCTTCGTCGACGCCCTGGGCGGCGCCCTGGAAATGGCCGCCGAGGCCCACAGGCGCGACGGCGGGCTGGCGGGAGTTTCGACCGGTCTGATCGACCTGGACCAGAAGATCGGCGGCCTGCACCCCTCCGACCTCGTCATCCTTGCGGCCCGCCCCTCCATGGGGAAGACATCGCTCGCCGCCAACATCGCCTTCAACATCGCCCGCCACTATGCCTGGGAGCCCCAGCCTGACGGGTCCAGGAAGACGGTGTCCGGAGGCGTGGTCGCCTTCTTCTCCCTCGAAATGTCCGCCGAACAGCTGGCCATGCGTCTCCTGGCCGAAGTCTCGGGCGTCTCGGGCGATCGGCTGCGAAAGGGCGAGATCGACGCGTCTGAATTCGCCCGGATCCGGGAGGCCGCCCTCGAGATCCAGGATGCCCCCCTGCACATCGACGCCACAGGCGGCCTGTCCATCGCCAAGCTGGCGGCCCGGGCACGGCGGCTGAAGCGCCAGCACGGCCTGGACGCCATCTTCGTAGACTACCTCCAGCTGATCACCTCGGGGGACAACCGCAACGACAACCGGGTGCAGGAAGTCTCGATGATCACCCAGAGCCTGAAGGCCCTGGCCAAGGAACTGAACGTCCCGGTGATCGCCCTCGCCCAGCTGTCCCGTCAGGTCGAGAACCGCGAGGACAAGAAGCCCCAGCTCTCCGACCTGCGGGAATCCGGCTCCATCGAGCAGGACGCCGACATGGTCATGTTCATCTATCGCGAGAGCTACTACCTCTCGCGCCTGGAACCCCGCGAGGGCACGGCCGAGCACCTGACCTGGCAGGAAAACATGGACCGGGTCGCCGGCATGGCAGAGATCATCATCGGCAAGCAACGCCATGGCCCGATCGGGACGGTGAAGCTCTCCTACACCGAAGAGATCACCAAGTTCGGGAACCTGGCCCGCGATCCCGGCCGCTACGACATCCGCTAG
- a CDS encoding TonB-dependent receptor plug domain-containing protein, which translates to MLHRSALFAAVSAASLLAGAAQAAEPASQVEELVVTGSRTEGRTRLETLAPVDVISTEALTRQGNTEMATALAAVAPSMTFPRPAITDGTDSVRPATLRGLAPDQTLVLINSMRRHSSALVNVNGSIGRGSAAVDLNSIPTVAVDRIEVLRDGASAQYGSDAIAGVVNMRLREADEGGSASVTYGIYDTRVRTARDLKGRSKNDGPTFTATGWQGFKLGSDGFLTVSGEYLFRNPTSRGDLDPRITPSKVTSRFGDPQVDQITVFANAGKPLNEEWDLYGFGGYQKRKTDSAANPRLANNANNVPAIWPIGFLPLITTDITDYSAAGGVRGTLAGFEIDAGLVYGYNQVHYGVRDSVNASMGIGSPTDFDAGKMQYDQLVAQVGGTRELDFGLAKPANLALGVEYRREHYKISQGDRASWVFGGVAGKAAGAQGFPGFQPGNEVDKDRNSQSVYAELDLPVTDALGFAAAVRYENYSDFGSKTTGKISGRYDLNDALAIRGTVATGFRAPALQQQYFTATSTNFLSVNGVSTPVEVGTFPATSAVAKSLGGKALQPEESVNYSLGLVFRTGAFEATIDAYRIEIDNRIVLSENIQCNPTGTPTAQAICGLINPPGTNAQLGAARFFINGVDTETNGLDIVARYRWDLGGFGDLDVTGAANYNDTDVTAVPKTSVLDSLPVPPPLFDRANRLTFEEGTPSSKYVLTVDWARGDFGLNGKLTRYGDVLSPSNNPALDYQVGEHVLLDLEGRWNSENGFGVALGVSNALDEYPNRTPTVVNTNGPIGFPNFSPFGFNGRYVYARLSYNW; encoded by the coding sequence ATGCTTCACCGCTCTGCACTCTTCGCCGCTGTCTCGGCCGCCTCCCTCCTGGCCGGCGCCGCCCAGGCTGCCGAACCCGCCAGCCAGGTCGAGGAACTGGTCGTCACCGGCTCCCGCACCGAGGGCCGCACCCGCCTTGAGACCCTGGCCCCCGTCGACGTCATCTCGACCGAGGCGCTGACCCGCCAGGGCAACACCGAGATGGCCACGGCCCTGGCCGCCGTTGCGCCTTCCATGACCTTCCCCCGCCCGGCCATCACCGACGGCACCGACAGCGTGCGCCCGGCGACCCTGCGCGGCCTCGCCCCCGACCAGACCCTGGTTCTGATCAACAGCATGCGCCGGCACTCCTCGGCCCTGGTGAACGTCAACGGCTCGATCGGCCGCGGCTCGGCCGCCGTCGACCTGAACTCCATCCCGACCGTTGCCGTGGACCGCATCGAGGTCCTGCGCGACGGCGCCTCGGCCCAGTACGGCTCGGACGCAATCGCCGGCGTGGTCAACATGCGCCTGCGCGAGGCTGACGAAGGCGGCTCCGCCTCGGTCACCTACGGCATCTACGACACCCGCGTGCGCACCGCCCGCGACCTGAAGGGCCGGAGCAAGAACGACGGCCCGACCTTCACCGCCACCGGCTGGCAGGGCTTCAAGCTCGGCTCCGACGGCTTCCTTACGGTCAGCGGCGAGTACCTCTTCCGTAACCCGACCAGCCGCGGCGACCTTGATCCCCGCATCACGCCCAGCAAGGTGACCTCGCGCTTCGGCGACCCCCAGGTCGACCAGATCACGGTCTTCGCCAACGCCGGCAAGCCCCTGAACGAGGAATGGGACCTGTACGGCTTCGGCGGCTACCAGAAGCGCAAGACGGACAGCGCCGCCAACCCGCGCCTGGCCAACAACGCCAACAACGTGCCCGCCATCTGGCCGATCGGCTTCCTGCCGCTGATCACCACCGACATCACCGACTACAGCGCCGCTGGCGGGGTGCGCGGGACGCTGGCGGGCTTCGAGATCGATGCCGGCCTCGTCTATGGCTACAATCAGGTCCACTACGGCGTCCGGGACTCGGTCAACGCCTCCATGGGCATCGGCTCGCCGACCGACTTCGACGCCGGCAAGATGCAGTATGACCAGCTGGTCGCCCAGGTCGGCGGCACCCGCGAGCTGGACTTCGGGCTGGCCAAGCCGGCCAACCTGGCCCTCGGCGTCGAGTACCGTCGCGAGCACTACAAGATCTCGCAGGGCGACCGCGCCTCGTGGGTCTTTGGCGGCGTCGCCGGCAAGGCGGCGGGGGCCCAGGGCTTCCCTGGCTTCCAGCCCGGCAACGAGGTCGACAAGGACCGGAACTCGCAGTCGGTCTACGCCGAACTCGACCTGCCCGTCACCGACGCCCTCGGCTTCGCGGCAGCGGTCCGCTACGAAAACTATTCGGACTTCGGCTCGAAGACGACCGGCAAGATCTCCGGCCGCTACGACCTGAACGACGCCCTCGCGATCCGCGGCACCGTGGCCACGGGCTTCCGGGCCCCGGCCCTGCAGCAGCAGTACTTCACCGCCACGTCCACGAACTTCCTGTCGGTGAACGGCGTCAGCACCCCGGTTGAGGTGGGCACCTTCCCCGCCACCAGCGCGGTCGCCAAGTCCCTTGGCGGCAAGGCCCTGCAGCCGGAAGAGTCGGTGAACTACTCACTGGGCCTGGTGTTCCGCACCGGCGCCTTCGAGGCGACCATCGACGCCTACCGGATCGAGATCGACAACCGGATCGTCCTCTCCGAGAACATCCAGTGCAACCCGACGGGCACGCCGACGGCCCAGGCCATCTGCGGCCTGATCAACCCGCCCGGCACCAACGCCCAGCTCGGCGCCGCCCGCTTCTTCATCAACGGCGTGGACACCGAGACCAACGGCCTCGACATCGTGGCCCGGTATCGTTGGGATCTCGGCGGTTTCGGCGACCTCGATGTGACCGGTGCGGCCAACTACAACGACACCGACGTCACGGCGGTGCCGAAGACCAGCGTTCTGGACTCCCTGCCGGTGCCTCCGCCCCTCTTTGACCGCGCCAACCGCCTGACCTTCGAGGAAGGCACCCCCTCCTCGAAGTACGTCCTGACGGTGGACTGGGCCCGGGGTGACTTCGGCCTCAACGGCAAGCTGACCCGCTACGGCGACGTCCTGTCGCCCAGCAACAACCCGGCCCTCGACTATCAGGTCGGCGAGCACGTCCTCCTCGACCTGGAGGGCCGCTGGAACAGCGAGAACGGCTTCGGCGTCGCCCTCGGCGTGAGCAACGCCCTGGACGAGTACCCGAACCGGACCCCGACCGTGGTCAACACCAACGGCCCGATCGGCTTCCCGAACTTCTCGCCCTTCGGCTTCAACGGGCGCTACGTCTACGCCCGCCTGAGCTACAACTGGTAA
- the rplI gene encoding 50S ribosomal protein L9, with protein sequence MKVILLERVEGRGALGDVVTVKDGFARNYLLPRGKALRANAASMKVFEAQRAELEARNQRAREHAAKSGESLDGTTYILIRQAGESGQLYGSVSGRDVADIINDAGGKVERSMVVLDKPIKTLGLHEVKVKLHAEVTVTVTLNIARSEDEAERQARGENVIESQFAEERAAAEETAQDLLEGGAGQQDGDYGD encoded by the coding sequence ATGAAGGTCATTCTTCTGGAGCGGGTCGAAGGCCGCGGCGCCCTGGGCGACGTGGTCACCGTCAAGGACGGTTTCGCCCGTAACTACCTGCTTCCTCGGGGCAAGGCGCTGCGCGCAAACGCCGCGAGCATGAAGGTGTTCGAGGCCCAGCGTGCTGAACTCGAGGCGCGCAACCAGCGTGCCCGCGAGCATGCCGCGAAGTCGGGTGAGTCCCTCGATGGGACCACCTACATCCTCATCCGGCAGGCGGGCGAGAGCGGCCAGCTCTACGGCTCCGTCAGCGGCCGAGATGTCGCTGACATCATCAATGACGCCGGCGGCAAGGTCGAACGGTCGATGGTGGTGCTCGACAAGCCGATCAAGACCCTCGGCCTGCACGAGGTGAAGGTGAAGCTGCACGCCGAGGTCACGGTCACCGTGACGCTCAACATCGCCCGGTCCGAGGACGAGGCCGAGCGCCAGGCGCGCGGCGAGAACGTCATCGAGTCGCAGTTCGCCGAAGAGCGCGCCGCGGCCGAGGAAACCGCCCAAGACCTGCTGGAAGGCGGCGCCGGGCAGCAGGACGGCGACTACGGGGACTGA
- the rpsR gene encoding 30S ribosomal protein S18 → MTDETAAAPAATARRPFFRRRKVCPFSGSAAPKIDYKDVKLLQRYISERGKIVPSRITAVSAKKQRELARAIKRARFLALLPYVVK, encoded by the coding sequence ATGACTGACGAAACCGCCGCCGCGCCCGCCGCGACCGCCCGCCGCCCGTTCTTCCGCCGCCGCAAGGTCTGCCCGTTCTCGGGCTCGGCCGCGCCGAAGATCGACTACAAGGACGTCAAGCTCCTGCAGCGCTACATTTCCGAGCGCGGCAAGATCGTCCCGTCCCGCATCACCGCCGTGTCTGCGAAGAAGCAGCGTGAACTGGCCCGCGCCATCAAGCGCGCCCGCTTCCTCGCCCTCCTTCCCTACGTCGTGAAGTAA
- the rpsF gene encoding 30S ribosomal protein S6: MALYEHVVISRQDISPQQAEALNDQIKAIIEEHGGAVAKIEYWGLRNLTYRIKKNRKGHYSLLALDAPPAAVKELERQLSINEDVLRYMTIRVEEIDLELSPILARRDREREREPRREDAY, translated from the coding sequence ATGGCGCTCTACGAGCACGTCGTCATTTCGCGGCAGGATATCTCGCCGCAGCAGGCTGAAGCCCTGAACGATCAAATCAAGGCGATCATCGAGGAACACGGCGGCGCCGTGGCGAAGATCGAGTACTGGGGCCTGCGCAACCTGACCTACCGGATCAAGAAGAACCGGAAGGGTCACTACTCCCTCCTGGCCCTCGACGCGCCGCCCGCGGCCGTGAAGGAGCTTGAGCGTCAGCTGTCCATCAACGAGGACGTCCTGCGCTACATGACCATCCGGGTCGAGGAGATCGATCTGGAGCTGTCGCCCATCCTGGCCCGCCGCGATCGTGAACGCGAGCGCGAGCCGCGTCGCGAAGACGCTTATTGA
- a CDS encoding peroxiredoxin translates to MLRPALIAAALAVAATPAAAKLAPGAKAPDFTAPAYLAGDAFTYKLADGLKKGPVVLYFFPSAYTAGCNLEARLFSEAVDEFKANGATVIGVTSGKTDKLAQFSKDTEHCGGKFPVAADPGAAIAKRYDAPLNMKGMAMPGMSGRVSYVIAPDGKVIHSYDNLDPNDHVNQTLGAVKVWKSGKRK, encoded by the coding sequence ATGCTTCGCCCCGCCCTGATCGCCGCGGCCCTCGCCGTCGCCGCCACCCCCGCCGCCGCCAAGCTGGCGCCGGGCGCCAAGGCCCCTGACTTCACCGCCCCGGCCTACCTGGCGGGCGACGCCTTCACCTACAAGCTGGCTGACGGCCTCAAGAAGGGACCCGTCGTGCTCTACTTCTTCCCGTCCGCCTACACGGCGGGATGCAACCTCGAGGCCCGGCTGTTCTCCGAAGCGGTCGACGAGTTCAAGGCCAATGGCGCCACCGTCATCGGCGTGACCTCCGGCAAGACCGACAAGCTCGCCCAGTTTTCCAAGGACACCGAGCACTGCGGCGGCAAGTTCCCCGTCGCCGCCGATCCCGGCGCGGCCATCGCCAAGCGCTATGATGCGCCGCTGAACATGAAGGGCATGGCCATGCCCGGCATGTCGGGCCGGGTGTCCTACGTGATCGCCCCTGACGGCAAGGTCATCCATTCCTACGACAACCTGGATCCCAACGACCACGTCAACCAGACCCTGGGCGCCGTGAAGGTCTGGAAGTCCGGCAAGCGGAAGTAG
- a CDS encoding phosphoribosylaminoimidazolesuccinocarboxamide synthase, with amino-acid sequence MNSPPLRPVLDQIDLPELPGRYSGKVRENYDLPDGRRVIIATDRLSAFDRILAAIPYKGQVLTQTARFWFEETADICPNHVLEYPDPNVVVGRRLDILPVEMVVRAYLAGTTGTSILTLYSQGLRDMYGVRLPDGLRPNQRLPEVILTPTSKAFDGGHDEPLTPAQILEQGLLTRRQWDEVSAHALALFARGQALAAERGLILADTKYEFGLDPEGRIVLADEIHTPDSSRYWMADTYEARLAAGTRPDSFDKDFVRSWVSERCDPYVDPIPAIPPEMVERTSDVYVDAFQRITGRAFEAPSPGLDIAARVRGNLARYVS; translated from the coding sequence ATGAACAGCCCGCCATTGCGACCGGTTCTCGATCAGATCGACCTCCCCGAACTGCCCGGCCGCTACAGTGGCAAGGTGCGCGAAAACTACGACCTGCCGGACGGCCGCCGGGTGATCATCGCCACGGACCGGCTGTCGGCCTTTGACCGGATCCTCGCCGCCATTCCCTACAAGGGCCAGGTCCTGACCCAGACCGCCCGGTTCTGGTTCGAGGAGACGGCGGACATCTGCCCCAATCACGTGCTGGAGTATCCCGACCCCAACGTGGTGGTGGGGCGGCGGTTGGACATCCTGCCCGTGGAAATGGTCGTCCGCGCCTATCTCGCCGGGACGACCGGGACCTCCATCCTGACCCTCTACAGCCAGGGCCTGCGCGACATGTACGGCGTGCGGCTTCCGGACGGGCTGCGCCCCAACCAGCGTCTGCCGGAAGTGATCCTGACCCCGACCTCCAAGGCCTTTGACGGCGGGCATGACGAACCCCTCACGCCGGCCCAGATCCTGGAGCAGGGGCTCCTGACTCGCCGTCAGTGGGATGAGGTCTCAGCCCACGCCCTGGCGCTCTTCGCCCGAGGCCAGGCCCTGGCGGCGGAGCGGGGTCTGATCCTTGCCGACACCAAGTATGAGTTCGGCCTGGACCCGGAGGGACGGATCGTCCTGGCCGACGAAATCCATACGCCGGACTCCAGTCGGTACTGGATGGCCGATACCTACGAGGCCCGCCTTGCGGCCGGGACGCGGCCGGACAGCTTCGACAAGGATTTCGTGCGCAGCTGGGTCTCCGAGCGATGCGATCCTTATGTGGACCCCATCCCGGCCATTCCCCCGGAGATGGTCGAGCGCACCTCCGACGTCTATGTCGACGCCTTCCAGCGGATAACGGGGCGCGCCTTCGAAGCGCCGTCGCCCGGGCTGGACATCGCCGCGCGTGTCCGCGGCAACCTCGCCCGCTACGTTTCCTGA
- a CDS encoding thioesterase family protein — MNEQPFFLRDGDAFLPQASGRGPWNPQSLHGRVVIGLMGHALETAFGSDDFIPARLTVDMYRLPNFDPIEVKTTLIREGGRIRMAEAELFSGGKSSAKASCQFLRRTENAPGATWSPKPWDAPHPDSIPDPDPSTAPMGRMWAVKPIKGGFGAEGERQIWMKEVRELVGGVPLTPFQRVAVAADFASPFAHASSDQGLGYINTDVTVYLHRLPESEWIGFRSVNHQATDGVAVGECWLYDAAGSIGFASCAALAQKRPPR, encoded by the coding sequence ATGAACGAGCAGCCCTTCTTTCTCCGCGACGGCGACGCCTTCCTGCCCCAGGCCTCCGGGCGCGGGCCCTGGAACCCCCAGTCGCTTCACGGGCGGGTGGTCATCGGCCTGATGGGGCACGCGCTGGAGACGGCCTTCGGCTCCGACGACTTCATTCCCGCCCGCCTTACGGTGGACATGTACCGCCTGCCCAACTTCGATCCGATCGAGGTGAAGACCACCCTGATCCGCGAGGGCGGGCGTATCCGCATGGCTGAGGCGGAGCTGTTCTCGGGCGGCAAGAGCTCGGCCAAGGCGTCCTGCCAGTTCCTCCGGCGGACGGAGAATGCTCCCGGCGCCACATGGTCCCCGAAGCCCTGGGACGCCCCGCATCCCGACTCCATTCCCGATCCCGACCCCTCGACGGCCCCCATGGGCCGGATGTGGGCGGTCAAGCCGATCAAGGGCGGCTTCGGCGCAGAGGGGGAGCGGCAGATCTGGATGAAGGAGGTGCGCGAATTGGTCGGCGGCGTTCCCCTGACCCCCTTCCAGAGGGTGGCGGTGGCGGCGGACTTCGCCAGCCCCTTCGCCCACGCCTCCTCGGACCAGGGCCTCGGCTACATCAATACCGACGTGACCGTGTACCTCCATCGCCTTCCCGAGAGCGAGTGGATCGGGTTCCGGTCGGTGAATCACCAGGCGACAGACGGCGTCGCCGTCGGGGAATGCTGGCTCTACGACGCGGCGGGATCGATCGGTTTCGCCAGCTGCGCCGCCCTGGCGCAGAAGCGCCCGCCGCGCTGA
- a CDS encoding carboxymuconolactone decarboxylase family protein, whose protein sequence is MRLAAPRIPPLADAEMDADQKELVAPMAATGRVLNIFRTLARAPKAARAFLAWGNYVLSRRNDLPPRQRELVILRVGFLCKSGYEWTQHVEIGLRDGLTPPEIARIKSGASAPDWSQDDRLLLQAADELHHDKFISDATWAGLRGSFTEKQCMDLVFTVGQYTQVSMILNTFGVPLDPGQVLDPDLKGY, encoded by the coding sequence ATGAGACTTGCCGCTCCCCGCATCCCTCCCCTGGCCGACGCCGAGATGGACGCCGACCAGAAGGAGCTCGTGGCGCCGATGGCGGCCACGGGCCGGGTGCTCAACATCTTCCGGACCCTGGCCCGCGCGCCCAAGGCGGCCCGCGCCTTCCTGGCCTGGGGCAACTATGTCCTGTCCCGCCGCAATGATCTCCCGCCGCGACAGCGGGAGCTGGTCATCCTGCGCGTCGGCTTCCTCTGCAAGTCGGGCTATGAGTGGACCCAGCACGTGGAGATCGGCCTCCGCGATGGCCTGACGCCTCCGGAAATCGCCCGGATCAAGAGCGGGGCGTCCGCCCCGGACTGGTCGCAGGACGACCGGCTCCTGCTGCAGGCCGCGGACGAGCTGCATCATGACAAGTTCATCAGCGACGCCACCTGGGCGGGCCTGCGCGGGTCCTTTACCGAGAAGCAGTGCATGGACCTGGTCTTCACCGTCGGCCAGTACACCCAGGTTTCGATGATCCTGAACACCTTCGGCGTGCCCCTGGATCCGGGCCAGGTGCTGGACCCCGACCTCAAGGGCTACTGA
- a CDS encoding zinc-binding dehydrogenase, whose amino-acid sequence MRAVIRRNKQLVCDEVPDLTPGPGQILVRTLACGICGSDLHALHHMEHMMETATRASGGFASGFDPTADTVFGHEFCAEVLDHGPGSQKTIRAGSRVVSVPVTLTETGMESLGYSNRLPGGFAERMLLTEAMVLEVPNGLPTDQAALTEPFAVGEHAVAMARLDPNSVCMVVGCGPVGLAVIAALKARGHGPVVATDYSPRRRAAAEKLGADLVIDPSKESPHARWDSYGVPVQRAAQSMARMMGKSFGRAVVFECVGAPGILQTLIEASPAGAQIVVAGVCMETDKIEPAIAITKEMELTFVFGYTPDEFAHTLRQISEGIIDVSSVVTGKVGLAGVAEAFVTLGDPESHVKILVEPTR is encoded by the coding sequence ATGCGCGCCGTCATCCGTCGCAACAAGCAGCTCGTCTGTGACGAGGTTCCGGACCTGACGCCGGGCCCCGGGCAGATCCTGGTGCGGACCCTCGCCTGCGGGATCTGCGGCTCAGACCTGCACGCCCTCCATCACATGGAACACATGATGGAGACGGCCACCCGCGCGAGCGGAGGCTTTGCTTCAGGTTTTGACCCCACGGCCGACACCGTCTTCGGACATGAGTTCTGCGCCGAGGTGCTGGACCATGGCCCGGGCTCGCAAAAGACGATCCGGGCGGGGTCCCGCGTGGTCTCGGTCCCCGTGACCCTGACGGAGACCGGCATGGAATCCCTCGGCTACTCCAACCGTCTTCCCGGTGGATTCGCCGAACGCATGCTCCTGACCGAGGCCATGGTCCTGGAGGTGCCAAACGGCCTTCCGACCGACCAGGCGGCCCTCACCGAGCCCTTCGCCGTGGGGGAGCACGCCGTGGCCATGGCTCGGCTCGACCCCAACTCTGTCTGCATGGTGGTGGGCTGCGGGCCTGTGGGCCTGGCGGTCATTGCGGCCCTCAAGGCCCGGGGTCACGGTCCGGTGGTCGCGACGGACTATTCGCCGCGCCGTCGGGCCGCAGCCGAAAAACTTGGGGCCGACCTGGTCATCGATCCCTCGAAGGAAAGCCCGCACGCCCGCTGGGACAGCTATGGCGTTCCCGTGCAGAGGGCCGCCCAGTCCATGGCCCGGATGATGGGCAAGTCCTTTGGCCGCGCCGTCGTCTTTGAATGTGTCGGCGCCCCAGGCATCCTCCAGACCCTGATCGAGGCTTCGCCCGCCGGCGCCCAGATCGTCGTGGCCGGCGTCTGCATGGAGACCGACAAAATCGAGCCAGCCATCGCCATCACCAAGGAAATGGAGCTGACCTTTGTCTTTGGCTACACGCCTGACGAGTTCGCCCACACCCTGCGGCAGATCTCCGAGGGGATCATCGACGTCTCAAGCGTGGTGACCGGCAAGGTGGGCCTGGCCGGCGTCGCCGAGGCCTTCGTGACCCTGGGAGATCCGGAATCCCACGTGAAGATCCTGGTCGAACCTACAAGGTAA